The nucleotide window TCCTTGGCGTGGTGCTTGACGTACTCGTCGAGGTAATAGAACAGCGCGCTTTCGTCGAAGGCGCTGTTCCACTGGCCGTGGCGGTCGAGGAATTCTTCCGGGGTCAGGCGCGCCGCGCCCTTCCAGGCGGGCATGTCGGCGCAGCGCGCGGCCAGGAAGCGCTGCACGCGCAGCACCACGCCATAGGGCCACACCATCTCCTGCGCGCTGACGGTCAGCACATCGTTGATATTGCTGCGCAGGTTGAAGCGCGGCCCCAGCGCGCAGACCACGCGCAACGCGAACTGCGCGCACATCCAGTCCAGCGCCGAGCTGGACGAGGCCCCTGGCATGGAGCGCAGCAGCGTCGATCGGTCATCTTCAGCAAAACGTGTGAAGTCCATGGACGGGTCCCCGAGCGCGCGATGCGCAATGGCGGGCCGCGACAGGCGCACCGCCACGTCTGCGTTGTCTTCCTATGCTAGCGCGCTTTCCCGCGCCGCGGGCGCGCCGGTGCGCCGCCGGCGCCCGCCATGGTGGCCTGGGCCACCGAAACGCGGCGCGGTGCGAAAGCGTGCCGGCGCGCATGAATCAACCGTACTGCTCCTCCCCACCCTCCCGATTGGCTGCCGGGACTTGCCGGTATAACGCGCGCAGGCGGAAAATTCCAGTTGCGGCGCACAAATCACAACAAATAAGAATCATTATCGTTTATACTCACCCGCTGACACGCTGCCCCAGAGTGGCGCTCCCACGTCAACCCAGTTGAAGGAGCGTTTATCATGGAATTGCTGCTTAGCCTGCTGGTTGGTTGCGGCATCTCGCTGATCCTGTTCTACCGCAAGTGACGGCGCATGGCCGCCTGAGGTGTCGCCGCCGGCAGACTTTTGTTGTTGACACATGTTCGACCAACGCTTCTTAAAGATTACGCTCGCCGTGCTGCTGTTCCACGCCGGCCTGCTTTACCTGATCCAGAGCGGCCTGGGCCGCAAGCTCACCGAGGCCGTGATCGCGCCGGAAATCATTGCGCGCATCATTCCGCTCGAGCCGCCCAAGCAGGAAGCTCCGCCGGAGCCGCCCAAGCCCAAGCCGAAGCAGGAAACCCCGCCCAAGCAGGTCAAGGTGACCACGCCCAAGCCGACGCCGCCGCAACCGAAGCCGGCGCCGCAGCCGGTCGCCGACCTGCCGCCGACGCCTTCTGCACCTGAAGCACTGCCCGCCCCGCCGGCGCCTCCGGCACCGCCCGAGCCGGCGCCCGCACCGGTATCGGCCGCGCCGCGCGCCGTCGGCATCGGCGAAATCCAGTGCACGCCGCCGCAACCGAAGTATCCTTCCCAGTCGCGCCGCATGGGCGAGACCGGCAAGGCCGTGGTGCGGCTGACTACCGATGAAAGCGGCAAAGTCGTGAAGACCTCCGTGGTGTCGTCGAGCGGCTCGTCGCGGCTGGACCAGGCCGCGGTGGACGCGGTGCAGGCGATGCGCTGCAAACCCTATATGGACAACGGCCGCGCCGTCGCCGTCACGGCGCAGCAGCCGATCGGCTTCGAGCTGAACTGACCGCCCCGGATTTCCGATCTCTGATCTGACCTAAACCAAGCGAACTCACCAGGAAACCAACACATGCAGGACCTCGGACTCACCCACCTCTGGTCGCAAGGCGACTACGTCATGCGTGCGACCGCCATCATTCTGCTGATCATGTCGCTCGCCTCATGGATCGTGATCCTGACCAAGGCGTGGGATCTGGTGCGCCTGAAGAAGATGGCGCAAGGCGCGGAAAAGCGCTTCTGGCACTCGGACGATTTCGACCACGCCCTGGAAACGCTGGGCGCCGGCGATGCCAACCCATTCCGAACGCTGGCCATCGCCGGCAAGGAAGCCGCCCAGCACCATCGCGCCAGCCAGC belongs to Cupriavidus taiwanensis and includes:
- a CDS encoding energy transducer TonB, whose protein sequence is MFDQRFLKITLAVLLFHAGLLYLIQSGLGRKLTEAVIAPEIIARIIPLEPPKQEAPPEPPKPKPKQETPPKQVKVTTPKPTPPQPKPAPQPVADLPPTPSAPEALPAPPAPPAPPEPAPAPVSAAPRAVGIGEIQCTPPQPKYPSQSRRMGETGKAVVRLTTDESGKVVKTSVVSSSGSSRLDQAAVDAVQAMRCKPYMDNGRAVAVTAQQPIGFELN